The Plutella xylostella chromosome 30, ilPluXylo3.1, whole genome shotgun sequence genome contains a region encoding:
- the LOC105384263 gene encoding uncharacterized protein LOC105384263 has product MPKPCVFGRATNDATRHSFPNPRRFRQHFNAWVNITGDFGMSSEEIFKKKKVCDAHFTERDRSRNHRLNNLAIPSLHLNGFHGKLTIATSATVAQKPEMDTQYVAGLNNQRDHSKATYSRTGTVEKMHIGCSSIIAHNAIAPAFTPTDRTESQVQKMVPTGGCSEHFPVTVDHDYCKKAEKG; this is encoded by the exons ATGCCGAAGCCCTGTGTGTTTGGTCGTGCAACCAATG ATGCAACTCGTCATTCATTTCCGAATCCCAGAAGATTCCGCCAGCATTTTAATGCTTGGGTTAATATTACTGGTGATTTTGGCATGAGTAGTGAAgagatttttaaaaagaagaaagttTGTGATGCCCATTTTACAGAAAGAGATCGCAGTCGCAACCATcgattaaataatttagctatTCCATCTCTTCACTTGAATG GCTTTCACGGAAAGCTTACAATTGCTACAAGTGCAACTGTCGCTCAGAAACCGGAAATGGATACCCAATATGTTGCAG GTTTGAACAACCAACGTGACCACAGTAAAGCTACATATAGCCGCACCGGCACTGTTGAGAAGATGCACATTGGATGTTCTTCTATAATAg ctCACAATGCTATAGCACCTGCATTTACACCAACAGATCGGACAGAAAGTCAAGTCCAGAAAATGGTACCAACAG gTGGCTGTTCGGAGCATTTTCCTGTCACAGTGGACCATGATTACTGTAAGAAAGCTGAAAAAGGTTAG